Proteins encoded by one window of Halosolutus amylolyticus:
- a CDS encoding amidohydrolase family protein translates to MGLPDVLDEPRAIDTHAHQPTSEFLHDAGGEMMQDAADRFGADLETDTYDNMIAEYREAGVDRAVLLGWDAETNTGNPPVPNDYVAEVRDEYDDFFVGFGSVDPLKDDCVEEAIRCVEDLDLSGFKFQQIAQGFDPSDPEHEELWATIEDLGVPVVFHGGNSTLGACSPGGRGLKIKYGNPMLIDDVAADHPDLQILIAHPAYPWEKEQLAICQQKGNVYMDLSGWMPRYIDDQVLHYAKSLLSDKVMFGTDYPMLEPEPWLEQFAELDFDEETQRKILWENATEFLDL, encoded by the coding sequence ATGGGTTTGCCTGACGTTCTCGACGAGCCGCGGGCGATCGATACGCACGCACACCAGCCGACCAGCGAGTTCCTCCACGACGCGGGGGGCGAGATGATGCAGGACGCGGCCGATCGGTTCGGCGCCGACCTCGAGACGGACACGTACGACAACATGATCGCGGAGTACCGCGAGGCCGGCGTCGATCGGGCCGTCCTGCTCGGGTGGGACGCGGAGACGAACACGGGGAATCCCCCGGTGCCGAACGACTACGTCGCCGAGGTGCGCGACGAGTACGACGACTTCTTCGTGGGCTTCGGCTCGGTCGATCCGCTCAAGGACGACTGCGTCGAGGAAGCGATCCGGTGCGTCGAGGACCTCGACCTCTCCGGGTTCAAGTTCCAGCAGATCGCCCAGGGGTTCGATCCGTCCGACCCCGAGCACGAGGAACTGTGGGCGACGATCGAGGACCTCGGCGTCCCGGTCGTGTTCCACGGCGGCAACTCGACGCTCGGGGCCTGCTCGCCGGGTGGCCGCGGGCTAAAGATCAAGTACGGGAATCCGATGCTGATCGACGACGTGGCCGCCGACCACCCCGACCTGCAGATCCTGATCGCACATCCGGCCTACCCCTGGGAGAAAGAGCAACTCGCGATTTGCCAGCAGAAGGGTAACGTCTACATGGACCTCTCGGGCTGGATGCCCCGGTACATCGACGATCAGGTGCTCCACTACGCGAAATCGCTCCTCTCGGACAAGGTCATGTTCGGCACCGACTACCCGATGCTCGAACCGGAGCCGTGGCTCGAGCAGTTCGCCGAACTCGACTTCGACGAGGAGACCCAGCGCAAGATCCTCTGGGAGAACGCCACGGAATTCCTCGACCTGTAA
- a CDS encoding enoyl-CoA hydratase/isomerase family protein — protein MSKLEDEYDTLGVAVGERAERVATIAIERPDARNALNGQVRTELKDAVNAADADDDVRVLVLTGGEGSGAFVAGADVTEFQDRGPVEQRRASERPRVYETVDDATIPVVARINGHALGGGCELAQACDVRIAEAGAKLGQPEINLGLIPGGGGTQRLTRLVGEGQAMRLILSGELIDAAEAREIGLVDAVYEEDELDDGVYDLARSMAEKSPIALEFAKKAVKAGSRMGLEEGLEYEAELFVQLFATADKDEGIEAFLEGRDPEFAGE, from the coding sequence ATGAGTAAGCTCGAAGACGAGTACGACACGCTCGGCGTCGCGGTCGGCGAACGTGCCGAGCGGGTCGCGACGATCGCGATCGAGCGCCCGGACGCCCGGAACGCGCTCAACGGACAGGTCCGGACCGAACTGAAAGACGCCGTGAACGCCGCCGACGCGGACGACGACGTGCGCGTGCTCGTGCTCACCGGCGGCGAGGGTTCGGGTGCGTTCGTCGCCGGGGCCGACGTGACCGAGTTCCAGGACCGCGGCCCCGTCGAACAGCGTCGGGCCAGCGAGCGGCCGCGGGTCTACGAGACCGTCGACGACGCGACGATTCCGGTCGTCGCCCGGATCAACGGCCACGCGCTAGGCGGCGGCTGTGAACTCGCACAGGCCTGCGACGTCCGGATCGCCGAAGCTGGTGCGAAACTCGGCCAGCCGGAGATCAACCTGGGGCTGATCCCCGGCGGCGGCGGCACCCAGCGACTCACCCGACTCGTCGGCGAGGGACAGGCGATGCGGCTGATCCTCTCCGGCGAACTGATCGACGCCGCGGAGGCGAGGGAGATCGGCCTCGTCGACGCGGTCTACGAGGAGGACGAACTCGACGACGGCGTCTACGACCTCGCGCGTTCGATGGCCGAAAAGAGCCCGATCGCGCTCGAGTTCGCCAAGAAAGCCGTCAAAGCCGGGTCCCGGATGGGGCTCGAGGAGGGCCTCGAGTACGAGGCCGAACTGTTCGTCCAGTTGTTCGCGACCGCGGACAAAGACGAGGGGATCGAGGCGTTCCTGGAGGGTCGCGACCCGGAATTCGCCGGCGAGTGA